ATCTGGCTGGGCCCCATTACTTTCAgcgaggaggaggagcgtGGTGTTATCCTCCCCCATGACGACCCACTCATTATCCGGGCTGACATTTCTAACTTTGACGTTGGGCGTATCCTGGTGGACACTGGCAGCTCGGTCAGTGTGATGTTTGCCGAGGCCTTCAATGAACTCCAGGTCCCGCCTCACCTACTCGACCGAAGCATCACACCCCTAGTGAGCTTCTCGGGCGATGTGGTCCAGCCCATTGGCAGCATCCATCTCCCTATATCAATCGGGGCCGCACCCCAGCGGACGACGATCACTACCCCCTTCCTTATNNNNNNNNNNNNNNNNNNNNNNNNNNNNNNNNNNNNNNNNNNNNNNNNNNNNNNNNNNNNNNNNNNNNNNNNNNNNNNNNNNNNNNNNNNNNNNNNNNNNccccgtgcctagccacattaccttgggcaccctcgtgcctagccacattgccttgcgacatgcaagctttgcgccttcggcacccccgtgcctagccacgttcggcacccccgtgcctagccacggcacccctcgtgcctagccacatggccttgcgacatgcaagctttggaCCTTCGGCCCCCCctgcctagccacattaccttcggcacccccgtgcctagccacattaccttcggcacccccgtgcctagttatgccttcggcaccctcgtgcctaggcacattgccttgcgacatgcaagcctTATACCTTCGGCATCCCctttaccttcggcaccctcgagCCAAGTTCTCTCCCTTCCAAATGTCCTTCTTACCCGGGGACTTAGGGGACTATGGGCAGTGCACTATACTGCTTGGAAGATGAACTATGGTGTTGCTCGGCCAGTGCacttaaaattacaagtcCCCAACCAAGAAGTACCTTCTTACtcgagaacttgggggactactgtttgtaccataactgaccgagcaactagctaggctagatcattcgagtgccatgctttgagaggtcatcaccttagccaaagaagcagcatcaacaaatcacaactctaagcaaagcaagaggagtcccacatcggaaaactacaagagatggagactccccctcacctataaaagaagactactctttCCTTAGAAGGGGACTGGCTCTTGAgtactctctcttctggatccatctctaggctgagcttctcacttgttatctctatatttgggtctaatccccttgtacaaatgtaaacaaacattatcataatgagaacacccttctccgtggacgtagcccatcattcgggtgaaccacgtatatcttgtcttctatatgtttatcgtttgcccaaatcctcatcttcatccatcatccatcacacctcatcactaagttggactcaatattggccgggccattttgagcatcaacaattATTATATTTCTGTTTGCTTAGTAATGGCTTCTATCCATCAAGCTTGACATGTATTATGATAATAACCATGCTTGTATGTTTGAGCCACTGTAAAATGAAGCCTTCTGTTTGCTCCTATGAAGTGTTTCGTTACCACCGTAAGATCTAATGCTAAATCTGGTCAAGCAAAATACTTTTTATCCTTAGATGGCAGCACAAAATTTATAACAGAATCAAATATTTGGCAACTCTTGCTATCTTGGCAATATTTGGTTGCAGATTTTGCTGCTATGCCACAAGAGGATCGTGCCTACAATGTCGTGGCCTTGCAATATCACTTCAGTGCAAAATGCAGACATGCATGCAATGCAATTCATCTAgcaaagaagggaaaaaaaacaaaaactaaggAAGTACTTAAGAAGTGGGAAAATGCATGTGGCAAAAGGTCGTGCCACAGTTGATTATTGATTAAGCGATAATTGGTTACTTTTATGTTGTGTTCAAGTGTGCTGCGAATGAGGTCATACCATAGTGGAAAAGTGTGTTTGGCCTAAGGCAAGTGGTTTCATGCTCGAAACTCCTAGACACCAGTGTGTGTGAGCAAATTTCCCTCTCCTTTCCTacatttgaaaaaaagaaaaaagaaaaaaaggaaagtgtGCTCGTACTTCCACAAGCATTGAACAGTATTATTACATCAAGGCTAATATTGGGACAGccactaaattaaaaaaaaacaagaagagggATTTTTGGCTCGGTGGGCCTGTCTAGTGATGGGCCTAGACGTCAAGGCTAATATTGGGACAGCCACTAAATTAAAGAGTTAGCGGCCGAATCACGCGTGTAACGGGCGGGTAGATTGTTCATCATCATTAAACAGAAGAGAAAACTTTTGGCGCTTGAGAGACGTTCATTTCTCAAAAAGGGCAaaatcaaaaacccaaaaccaaaaatactCTGCACAATCCGAGTGTGTGATTCTCACTTTCTAAGTTTCTGTTCAAGAATGGCGTTGGAGGATGACGACTGGGACTTGAGTGCCGAAGAACTCGATTCTCTTGAACGAGACGCTTTCCAGAAACTCGCTCAGCAACGCATCAACTCTGCTTctgcttgttcttcttcttctttttcttcttcacatAATCACCACCAGCTGCATCAGTCTTTTCCTTCCACTATCAACAACAGTAACAGGAATTGCTTCCAAGGCTCCCCTGCGAAACCCATTCCCAATTATCTTCCTAACAAGGtggaacttttcttttttcctgtttCCTTCTTGAAGTTTCTAGGGTTTCAGACACCTGATTAATTGACAGtattctctctttttcactttgttctttctccatttctgaattttgaattattacaTGCTTTtggactttaaaaaaatatatatatataaaataaaagttaacaCCTTCATTACTTCCATTGGTGTGCCgtttgtcattttcttttttaggatGTGTTGTtatatacatttttatttggcAACAATGCAGGTAGCACCTTTGTCTCCTGGGACCAGAGTATTACCTTCATTAGTCCCATGTAAAGTAAATCTTGGTCAGTTTCCTCCTTTGCCATTCAATTGCTTTGAACTTTTCTCTATTACTTCAGTGTCAAAATTCATctctttcaagaaaaaaatgtgTATGAAACCTACTTTGACTGCTTCATTTTTAGTGCAACTTGTATTAATAACGAATGGAGGTTCCTACCCTTAAAAGGacaaaaaatgtttttttcttcatatttaatcgttttctcttaaattttgaaaacggATCAGGAAGAAACATCCCACCTTGACAATCACCAATGGTTGAATCTTCCAATTTGATACCATTCTGAACTTTTTGCATTCAACTGATTATATTACTTGCTGGTTGCACTGTTCTGCCTGCTGACATTAAGTAATTTCTGTATAACTCTTGGCTCCTTTCTTCCACTTGTTGCCATTTTGCAAGAAGATGAGCGTCTGAAGGAGCTACCTAAGCTCTCtgtcaaattttttcttcatgctAGTGGAAACATTGCCGCAAAGTTTCCTTATGACCAGGTATTCCTTCTATTTGCTTAGACAATGCTCATTTTCAACTTGTCAAACTCTTTCTTTGCTTTATCGATTATCTTCTATCTTGCACCAGGTGCTAGTAGGTGCTGTCCGCAAGATCCCCAAATCCACATGGAATGCAAAAGAGAGGTATACCTCCCCAACTCCCTTTATCTTCATACTTTTGGTTCATTGGTTGTGTCTTTTACAAACGCTGGACATGCTGTGTGTTGGAGCCCAATCCAGAGGTAATAGTGTTGAAACTGCAGGTTGTGGATGTTCCCTATATCTTCTTTGTCACCAGCAGAAAAAATTCTTCATGAAACTTCTGGTGTTAATGTTGAGGTGATAACTCTTGTTCTTTTCCAGTTTCTATTCAGGCTTTGCATGATGATTCagtttaaattaatataaattgaGTTTCATTGTATACACTGTTACCATTTATGTTTGAAGTTCACCAAATCTGGATTGTTTTTTAACTTCAACTTTACcatatttgatattttgttgcaAATTTGTGCAGGTGGATAACTTGGATCCCTTAGTTCACCGCGCTATTGCTGCTGCATTTGTTGTTCCAGACATTCGAGGTAAATGGTGATTATGCCAGTATTAATGAAGTTCAATTCATGCATAATGGAAAGAACTGTcgttttttagttttcaatttcacTTAATTCTCTGGTGGAAtgcataatttataaataaatatctgAAACATGTAAttcagagaagaaaaagaaaaaagaaagatagtCAAAAAGCATGTCTTTGAGTCCTATAATTGGATGGTACACTCATGAGTAACAGgttttatctttttcaatCTCAATTGTGGTATCCTATCTCTTTGTTCTGTTTTAAAGTAACAGGTTTTATACgtattttcatttccttttctttttttaaacttcTGCATCCTATTTTCTGAagctattttttaattgttgtcTTCTGTTGGTGTCTTCACTGTCCAGACCAATATGACAGGATACCTAGTTGCATTGAATCAAAGCTCTTGCCATTTCAGCGAGAAGGTGTTAGGTATATTGTGAATCTGGAGATTTCTCCTTATTTGATGACTGTTGTGTGCCACTTGAATGTATAATTATGCTTTTCTGATAATGTTgaggatttttatttatctttattttgttcccataaaatatttagtcattttcttaattattcATTTGTAACTTTTTCTGTATTGTTCTTTTTTAGGTTCATCTTGCAGCATGGAGGGCGTGCTCTCCTTGCAGATGAGATGGGATTGGGAAAGACTTTACAGGCAAGAAATTCTTCATGTGAACCCTTTCTGTACCTTCAATCATTTAAATGGTCCCAAAAAATCAATCCTGCATGTCAAAGTACTTTCTACAAGTCTCCCATTCCTGATCTTTTCCAAGCAGCTCCTAGTCTCAAGGATTTTGACTTTTAAGAACTTTATTAGTATTGTCACCTAAGAACATTAATGAAATCGAACCACATTAGGTGAGTGCTTCCTATCGTTATATGTAATATAGCCGGTAAATGTGAGAAACTTTAGTAATCAGAAGAAATTTGGAGGACAGATGAAGAATACTTAGGGTTTCTATTATTGCCGGGAGACTagagagatggagaagaaaaaaagagagtagaaTATGGAGGACAAAGTATAGATAGAAATATCAGGGGACCAAGGTATTCAACAACACTTAATTTTCACTCATAAAAAGTCTGATTTGCTTTACAAGAGATAGCCTTATAAGCTTCAAAAACCCCGCAGACTTTAAGAAACTATAAAAGACACTATCAATAATGGAAGATTCTTAGGAAAAGTAAAAGATGATAAGTCTATCTTAGACTCAAATGCATCAACTCTTAATAACTCTTTAACTCTTAGATTTACTTTTTGGCTAACTCTTAAATGGCATTGAAAATACTCATTGGCGGACATCGCAAATTGGGTGATGCATATGATTATGTTGGGTTGCAGATGTCAGAAATGTTAGTAACTAGAATAATTGATACCATTTCTAGTAACTCTAATAATAGGGAACATTGGTGTTATGTGTTACCAATATGGGGGAATTTTCTCTAGCTTAGTCATAAGGGGATTTGTAACAATATAGTAAAAAGCCCTCCTTGGGGTTGAAATTTACATCAGCAAAAACATTCCAAATTCTGCCTTAAATTGAAACCTTACactctttattattatttttcaggCTATTGCTGTTGCATCCTGTGTTCGTGACTCATGGCCTGTTCTTATACTAACACCATCTTCCTTGCGTCTACAATGGGCATCTGTAAGTGCATTATCCACTTCTGTTATTGAGAAGGTTGATCTTGCCCAAAATGATGTGCTTTTCTGCTTTCTTGGCAGATGATTCAACAATGGATGAACATTCCTTCATCAGATATACTTGTATGCCATCTGCTATCCCTGCATAAATGTTCTAGTCTCTTCTTGACCATGCAGCTTGAATATTGTTTACATTCTCACTGGTCTGATGTGTTATTATAAACTTGATATTAGAACTTCACTGTCATCAGGTTGTTTTGTCTCAATGTGGGGGTTCAAACAGAAGCGGATTTACAGTCGTATCCTCAAACACCAAAGGGACCATTCATCTGGATGGCCTTTTTAACATCATCTCCTATGATGTAGTCCCTAAATTACAGAATTTACTAATGGCGTCAGAGTTCAAGGTGAGAATTGAAACAATCAGCTTAAAGTTCTTTTTACATTCTTTAGTATACACAACACAATCTTATTATCTTGGATCCTTGTGTAAGAACAGAGACTATATAATGTTTTCCTTCCAAAACAGCTCAAGCCTCTATTAAGTTAACAAATGTAAATGTGTGCCCAAAACAGTCATTAAGAAATCCTGTTGGTATTTGTTCCCTCTTTTTCCTACTGATTGCATATGCTGctttttatgatattttttgTTCAGGTTGTGATTGCAGATGAGTCGCACTTTCTAAAAAATGCTCAAGCAAAGAGGACAACTGCCTGCCTTCCTGTCATAAAGGTCTTTCTCTTGTGAACTGATGACTAGCTTGCAACTGCTAACTTTTTCTCTCCGTACTTCTGAAACCCTTAGAGCAATCATCGTAGACCTGTACTTTGAGGTGTGCTACTCCTAAGGTTTCTTTCAAATATGGACTGGAGAAGTAACTATCGTTCAGAGTGAATTTGATTCTTTGAATAGTAAAGTCCACTTTGGTAAACAATGCAATAGGATGAAAATTCAGTAGGGGTATATTtgatatctctctctctctctctctctttctttctctctcactttgTCAACAATTACAGAAGGCTCAATATGCAATATTGTTAAGTGGAACTCCTGCTTTGTCCCGACcaattgaaatatttaaaCAGGTACTTGTAAATTCTAATTGAGAAGCTGCATATATTTATCTGTATCTTGAACTTGATCATTCGTTTATAAATTTCTGTGAACTTAACAGCTGGAAGCCTTGTATCCTGATGTATACAAAAGTGTTCACGAATATGGTAATCGATATTGCAAAGGCGTAAGTCACTATTTCTTTACCTTGTAGATGTTCTATCAGGTCGTAAGGGATTTtgttggttactgttttgaaatttcaggGAACATTTGGATTGTATCAAGGTGCAAGTAACCATGAAGAATTGCATAATTTGATGAAAGCAACAGTGATGATTCGTAGACTGAAAAATGATGTTCTCTCCGAGCTTCCTGTGAAGCGCAGGCAACAGGTCAGTGTCTGTGTTTTGTCAAATTTGCTTTTTCACCTGTGAGATGCCCTTAGTAGTCCTGTTACA
The window above is part of the Prunus dulcis chromosome 1, ALMONDv2, whole genome shotgun sequence genome. Proteins encoded here:
- the LOC117614575 gene encoding SWI/SNF-related matrix-associated actin-dependent regulator of chromatin subfamily A-like protein 1 isoform X1; the protein is MALEDDDWDLSAEELDSLERDAFQKLAQQRINSASACSSSSFSSSHNHHQLHQSFPSTINNSNRNCFQGSPAKPIPNYLPNKVAPLSPGTRVLPSLVPCKVNLEDERLKELPKLSVKFFLHASGNIAAKFPYDQVLVGAVRKIPKSTWNAKERLWMFPISSLSPAEKILHETSGVNVEVDNLDPLVHRAIAAAFVVPDIRDQYDRIPSCIESKLLPFQREGVRFILQHGGRALLADEMGLGKTLQAIAVASCVRDSWPVLILTPSSLRLQWASMIQQWMNIPSSDILVVLSQCGGSNRSGFTVVSSNTKGTIHLDGLFNIISYDVVPKLQNLLMASEFKVVIADESHFLKNAQAKRTTACLPVIKKAQYAILLSGTPALSRPIEIFKQLEALYPDVYKSVHEYGNRYCKGGTFGLYQGASNHEELHNLMKATVMIRRLKNDVLSELPVKRRQQVFLDLAEKDMKQINALFRELEVVKAKIKACQIKEEVDSLKFAEKNLINKIYTDSAEAKIPAVLDYLGTVIEAGCKFLVFAHHQSMIDSIYQFLLKKKVGCIRIDGSIPTVSRQAYVTEFQEKDSVKAAVLSIKAGGVGLTLTAASTVIFAELSWTPGDLIQAEDRAHRIGQVSSVNIYYLLANDTVDDIIWDVVQSKLENLGQMLDGHENTLQVSTSQPPQSSPLKQKTLDSYMKRCNSQEDSENQPQFKNPRH
- the LOC117614575 gene encoding SWI/SNF-related matrix-associated actin-dependent regulator of chromatin subfamily A-like protein 1 isoform X3; amino-acid sequence: MALEDDDWDLSAEELDSLERDAFQKLAQQRINSASACSSSSFSSSHNHHQLHQSFPSTINNSNRNCFQGSPAKPIPNYLPNKVAPLSPGTRVLPSLVPCKVNLEDERLKELPKLSVKFFLHASGNIAAKFPYDQVLVGAVRKIPKSTWNAKERLWMFPISSLSPAEKILHETSGVNVEVDNLDPLVHRAIAAAFVVPDIRDQYDRIPSCIESKLLPFQREGVRFILQHGGRALLADEMGLGKTLQAIAVASCVRDSWPVLILTPSSLRLQWASMIQQWMNIPSSDILVVLSQCGGSNRSGFTVVSSNTKGTIHLDGLFNIISYDVVPKLQNLLMASEFKVVIADESHFLKNAQAKRTTACLPVIKKAQYAILLSGTPALSRPIEIFKQLEALYPDVYKSVHEYGNRYCKGGTFGLYQGASNHEELHNLMKATVMIRRLKNDVLSELPVKRRQQVFLDLAEKDMKQINALFRELEVVKAKIKACQIKEEVDSLKFAEKNLINKIYTDSAEAKIPAVLDYLGTVIEKKKVGCIRIDGSIPTVSRQAYVTEFQEKDSVKAAVLSIKAGGVGLTLTAASTVIFAELSWTPGDLIQAEDRAHRIGQVSSVNIYYLLANDTVDDIIWDVVQSKLENLGQMLDGHENTLQVSTSQPPQSSPLKQKTLDSYMKRCNSQEDSENQPQFKNPRH
- the LOC117614575 gene encoding SWI/SNF-related matrix-associated actin-dependent regulator of chromatin subfamily A-like protein 1 isoform X4, with the protein product MALEDDDWDLSAEELDSLERDAFQKLAQQRINSASACSSSSFSSSHNHHQLHQSFPSTINNSNRNCFQGSPAKPIPNYLPNKVAPLSPGTRVLPSLVPCKVNLEDERLKELPKLSVKFFLHASGNIAAKFPYDQVLVGAVRKIPKSTWNAKERLWMFPISSLSPAEKILHETSGVNVEVDNLDPLVHRAIAAAFVVPDIRDQYDRIPSCIESKLLPFQREGVRFILQHGGRALLADEMGLGKTLQAIAVASCVRDSWPVLILTPSSLRLQWASMIQQWMNIPSSDILVVLSQCGGSNRSGFTVVSSNTKGTIHLDGLFNIISYDVVPKLQNLLMASEFKVVIADESHFLKNAQAKRTTACLPVIKKAQYAILLSGTPALSRPIEIFKQLEALYPDVYKSVHEYGNRYCKGGTFGLYQGASNHEELHNLMKATVMIRRLKNDVLSELPVKRRQQVFLDLAEKDMKQINALFRELEVVKAKIKACQIKEEVDSLKFAEKNLINKIYTDSAEAKIPAVLDYLGTVIELSIKAGGVGLTLTAASTVIFAELSWTPGDLIQAEDRAHRIGQVSSVNIYYLLANDTVDDIIWDVVQSKLENLGQMLDGHENTLQVSTSQPPQSSPLKQKTLDSYMKRCNSQEDSENQPQFKNPRH
- the LOC117614575 gene encoding SWI/SNF-related matrix-associated actin-dependent regulator of chromatin subfamily A-like protein 1 isoform X5; this translates as MALEDDDWDLSAEELDSLERDAFQKLAQQRINSASACSSSSFSSSHNHHQLHQSFPSTINNSNRNCFQGSPAKPIPNYLPNKVAPLSPGTRVLPSLVPCKVNLEDERLKELPKLSVKFFLHASGNIAAKFPYDQVLVGAVRKIPKSTWNAKERLWMFPISSLSPAEKILHETSGVNVEVDNLDPLVHRAIAAAFVVPDIRDQYDRIPSCIESKLLPFQREGVRFILQHGGRALLADEMGLGKTLQAIAVASCVRDSWPVLILTPSSLRLQWASMIQQWMNIPSSDILVVLSQCGGSNRSGFTVVSSNTKGTIHLDGLFNIISYDVVPKLQNLLMASEFKVVIADESHFLKNAQAKRTTACLPVIKKAQYAILLSGTPALSRPIEIFKQLEALYPDVYKSVHEYGNRYCKGGTFGLYQGASNHEELHNLMKATVMIRRLKNDVLSELPVKRRQQVFLDLAEKDMKQINALFRELEVVKAKIKACQIKEEVDSLKFAEKNLINKLSIKAGGVGLTLTAASTVIFAELSWTPGDLIQAEDRAHRIGQVSSVNIYYLLANDTVDDIIWDVVQSKLENLGQMLDGHENTLQVSTSQPPQSSPLKQKTLDSYMKRCNSQEDSENQPQFKNPRH
- the LOC117614575 gene encoding SWI/SNF-related matrix-associated actin-dependent regulator of chromatin subfamily A-like protein 1 isoform X2; translated protein: MALEDDDWDLSAEELDSLERDAFQKLAQQRINSASACSSSSFSSSHNHHQLHQSFPSTINNSNRNCFQGSPAKPIPNYLPNKVAPLSPGTRVLPSLVPCKVNLDERLKELPKLSVKFFLHASGNIAAKFPYDQVLVGAVRKIPKSTWNAKERLWMFPISSLSPAEKILHETSGVNVEVDNLDPLVHRAIAAAFVVPDIRDQYDRIPSCIESKLLPFQREGVRFILQHGGRALLADEMGLGKTLQAIAVASCVRDSWPVLILTPSSLRLQWASMIQQWMNIPSSDILVVLSQCGGSNRSGFTVVSSNTKGTIHLDGLFNIISYDVVPKLQNLLMASEFKVVIADESHFLKNAQAKRTTACLPVIKKAQYAILLSGTPALSRPIEIFKQLEALYPDVYKSVHEYGNRYCKGGTFGLYQGASNHEELHNLMKATVMIRRLKNDVLSELPVKRRQQVFLDLAEKDMKQINALFRELEVVKAKIKACQIKEEVDSLKFAEKNLINKIYTDSAEAKIPAVLDYLGTVIEAGCKFLVFAHHQSMIDSIYQFLLKKKVGCIRIDGSIPTVSRQAYVTEFQEKDSVKAAVLSIKAGGVGLTLTAASTVIFAELSWTPGDLIQAEDRAHRIGQVSSVNIYYLLANDTVDDIIWDVVQSKLENLGQMLDGHENTLQVSTSQPPQSSPLKQKTLDSYMKRCNSQEDSENQPQFKNPRH